The following proteins are co-located in the Micromonospora coriariae genome:
- a CDS encoding 8-oxoguanine DNA glycosylase OGG fold protein — translation MTMTDELTLPGEPAPITVDPDRWRVALPPDAWPDNFPSSGEIWRRDVFAVADAYRTGSASPRQLLTAVLIWGYGSIGYGPWRAARSLGADPEGKRLAYALEEVSASAPDEDALRTAYRRFRDPNHARLPWLGPGLFTKVLYFAGYRRGAGGLQPLILDRVVASGLPVEAGVGRQADWLSEEWLAYLRWAAEQAQARGVEPDEVEMTVRNGAGAATT, via the coding sequence ATGACGATGACCGACGAGTTGACCTTGCCGGGGGAGCCGGCCCCGATCACTGTCGATCCGGACCGGTGGCGGGTGGCGCTGCCGCCGGACGCGTGGCCGGACAACTTCCCGTCGAGCGGCGAAATCTGGCGGCGCGACGTCTTCGCGGTGGCCGATGCGTACCGGACCGGCTCCGCGAGCCCCCGCCAGTTGCTGACCGCCGTGCTGATCTGGGGCTACGGATCCATCGGCTACGGCCCGTGGCGCGCCGCCAGGTCGCTCGGCGCCGACCCGGAGGGCAAACGTCTGGCGTACGCGCTAGAGGAGGTGTCCGCGTCAGCACCCGACGAGGACGCGCTGCGTACGGCGTACCGCCGCTTCCGCGACCCCAACCACGCTCGCCTGCCGTGGTTGGGGCCGGGACTGTTCACGAAGGTTCTCTACTTCGCCGGCTACCGGCGCGGGGCCGGCGGTCTGCAGCCGCTGATCCTCGACCGCGTCGTGGCCAGCGGTCTCCCCGTCGAGGCCGGCGTCGGCCGTCAAGCCGACTGGTTGTCCGAGGAGTGGCTCGCGTACCTCCGTTGGGCGGCCGAGCAGGCGCAGGCCCGAGGCGTTGAGCCGGACGAGGTGGAGATGACTGTCCGCAACGGGGCTGGGGCGGCTACGACATA
- a CDS encoding DUF1062 domain-containing protein encodes MLYNWIVVPTCLPLVRRRCHVCASDRFQASGNFRVNANHKLIDAWLLALCVVCGDTAKLPVLERKTVRSIRPELLDRLHDNDPGLTAELLQDPVVQRRGRIALDWDNAWRLDTGGSDHLHREAIDVSVRFAARIPVRPVRLIAEGCGLSRAEVERLITEEKLVSAVRLSGKLSGDFTFTLKP; translated from the coding sequence GTGCTCTACAACTGGATTGTTGTACCCACCTGCCTGCCTCTCGTTCGTCGCCGTTGCCACGTGTGCGCGTCCGACCGCTTCCAGGCAAGCGGCAACTTTCGCGTCAACGCAAACCACAAGCTCATCGACGCCTGGCTCCTCGCGCTCTGTGTCGTTTGCGGGGACACGGCAAAGCTCCCGGTCCTGGAACGGAAGACTGTGCGTTCCATACGACCTGAGCTGCTGGACCGGCTGCATGACAACGACCCTGGCCTGACAGCTGAGCTGCTCCAGGATCCGGTCGTGCAGCGCCGTGGTCGCATCGCCCTCGACTGGGACAACGCCTGGCGTCTCGACACTGGCGGATCGGATCACCTGCACCGCGAGGCGATCGACGTCTCGGTCCGATTTGCGGCGCGGATCCCTGTCCGGCCGGTGCGACTGATCGCTGAAGGTTGCGGTCTTTCGAGGGCAGAGGTCGAGAGACTGATCACGGAGGAGAAACTCGTTTCGGCAGTCCGGCTGAGCGGCAAGCTCTCCGGCGACTTCACCTTCACGCTCAAACCCTGA